From the Phreatobacter oligotrophus genome, one window contains:
- a CDS encoding type II toxin-antitoxin system RelE/ParE family toxin: MQTVLLTPTFESEARRAGLTDDEVLHIASFIAADPLAGELIPGTGGARKLRFARRGAGKSGGYRTVHYFAGLDVPIFLLAVYGKGEKANLTQAERNALAALLPRIAANWRSRRRRD; the protein is encoded by the coding sequence ATGCAGACGGTCCTGCTGACTCCGACCTTCGAAAGTGAAGCGCGGCGCGCAGGACTGACCGACGACGAGGTGCTGCACATTGCCTCGTTCATCGCCGCCGACCCCTTGGCTGGCGAGCTGATCCCGGGAACGGGCGGGGCTCGCAAGCTGCGCTTCGCCCGACGCGGAGCGGGAAAGAGCGGTGGTTATCGGACCGTCCACTATTTCGCTGGGCTGGACGTCCCGATCTTCCTGCTCGCGGTCTATGGCAAGGGTGAGAAGGCCAACCTCACCCAGGCCGAACGGAATGCGCTGGCGGCCCTGCTACCGCGGATCGCCGCGAATTGGCGAAGCCGGCGAAGGAGAGACTGA
- a CDS encoding gamma-glutamylcyclotransferase family protein, giving the protein MFCFAYGTNMSRPDMARRAPGARALGLGRLDRHRLVVTAAGYLAVKAAPASTVHGVVWRLTPRDLARLDAYEGLGPGRYRRRLMPIRTKGGARPCFVYHGAGMREGARLNRRPFVEAVLGPAMAWNLPAPALAGLRRLARRGCRG; this is encoded by the coding sequence ATGTTCTGTTTCGCCTATGGCACCAACATGAGCCGGCCGGACATGGCCCGCCGCGCGCCGGGAGCCCGGGCCCTCGGCCTCGGCCGGCTCGACCGCCACCGCCTCGTCGTCACGGCGGCCGGCTATCTCGCGGTGAAGGCTGCCCCCGCCAGCACGGTTCATGGCGTGGTCTGGCGCCTCACGCCCCGCGATCTAGCCCGGCTCGATGCCTATGAGGGCCTCGGCCCCGGCCGCTATCGCCGCCGCCTCATGCCCATCCGCACCAAGGGTGGCGCGCGGCCCTGCTTCGTCTACCATGGCGCCGGGATGCGCGAGGGGGCGCGTCTCAATCGCCGTCCCTTCGTGGAGGCCGTCCTCGGCCCGGCGATGGCCTGGAACCTGCCCGCGCCAGCCCTGGCCGGGCTTCGCCGCCTTGCGCGGCGTGGATGTCGAGGGTGA
- a CDS encoding SAM-dependent methyltransferase — protein sequence MSLLAHLLSRFVRNGRLTVIHHDGTTESFGSGVDGPLVTVKLHDEKVQRQLFFNPELASAEAYMDGRLTIEQGGRVLDLLTLFSVNRAGLGSHPVQQALRKVWRALKRRQQSNKVGEAAANVSSHYDHPRAFYELWLDATMSYSCAYFATPDMALKDAQIAKMRHIAAKLQIESGMTVAEIGSGWGGLATYLAAVCGAKVTAINVSPDQLAASKERVAAAGVADRVTFFEKDYRELTGTFDRVVSVGMMEHVGVAHFDDYFSTVKRLCGPGGYAMIHAIGRMSPPGTTAPFIRKYIFPGGYVPALSEVFASTERCGLWVDDCEVLRLHYYWTIKAWRENFEAVRDHVVAMQGERFARMWEFYLAAVELGFRDGSNMVYQLLLSEKRDAVPVTRDFITHAEEGLKAREGVLPW from the coding sequence ATGAGCCTGCTCGCCCATCTCCTGTCGCGTTTCGTCCGCAACGGCCGGCTGACGGTGATCCACCACGACGGCACGACCGAGAGCTTCGGCTCCGGCGTCGACGGGCCGCTGGTGACCGTGAAGCTGCATGACGAGAAGGTGCAGCGGCAGCTCTTCTTCAACCCGGAACTGGCCTCGGCCGAGGCCTATATGGACGGCCGGCTGACCATCGAGCAGGGCGGCCGGGTCCTCGACCTGCTGACGCTGTTCTCGGTCAATCGTGCGGGCCTTGGCTCCCACCCCGTCCAGCAGGCGCTGCGCAAGGTCTGGCGGGCGCTGAAGCGGCGGCAGCAGTCGAACAAGGTCGGCGAGGCCGCTGCCAATGTCTCCAGCCACTACGACCACCCGCGCGCCTTCTACGAGCTCTGGCTCGACGCAACGATGAGCTATTCCTGCGCCTATTTCGCCACACCCGACATGGCGCTCAAGGACGCGCAGATCGCCAAGATGCGCCATATCGCGGCGAAACTGCAGATCGAGTCCGGCATGACCGTCGCCGAGATCGGTTCGGGCTGGGGGGGCCTCGCGACCTATCTCGCCGCTGTCTGCGGGGCCAAGGTCACCGCCATCAACGTCTCGCCCGACCAGCTCGCCGCCTCGAAGGAGCGGGTGGCGGCCGCCGGCGTCGCCGACCGCGTCACCTTCTTCGAGAAGGACTATCGCGAGCTCACCGGCACCTTCGACCGCGTCGTCTCGGTCGGCATGATGGAGCATGTCGGCGTCGCCCATTTCGACGACTACTTCTCCACCGTGAAGCGGCTCTGCGGCCCGGGCGGCTATGCCATGATCCACGCCATCGGCCGCATGTCGCCGCCGGGCACCACGGCCCCCTTCATCCGCAAATACATCTTCCCCGGCGGCTATGTGCCGGCGCTGTCGGAAGTCTTCGCCTCCACCGAGCGCTGCGGGCTCTGGGTGGACGATTGCGAGGTGCTGCGCCTCCACTACTACTGGACCATCAAGGCCTGGCGCGAGAACTTCGAGGCCGTGCGCGACCACGTCGTCGCCATGCAGGGCGAGCGCTTCGCCCGCATGTGGGAGTTCTACCTCGCCGCGGTCGAGCTCGGCTTCCGCGACGGCTCGAACATGGTCTACCAACTCCTGCTCTCTGAGAAGCGCGATGCCGTGCCGGTGACCCGCGACTTCATCACCCACGCGGAAGAGGGCCTGAAGGCACGGGAGGGCGTGCTGCCATGGTGA
- a CDS encoding acylphosphatase codes for MVNTSGLHLTISGIVQGVGYRQWFRRQALARALSGWVRNRADETVEAVIAGDAVAVEDLVRVAMAGPLGAKVDRIDRRPATAEEMAGVKAGEVEIRPTE; via the coding sequence ATGGTGAACACCTCCGGGCTTCACCTGACCATATCCGGCATCGTCCAGGGCGTCGGCTACCGCCAGTGGTTCCGCCGGCAGGCGCTGGCCCGCGCGCTCTCGGGCTGGGTGCGCAACCGCGCCGACGAGACGGTCGAGGCGGTGATCGCGGGCGACGCCGTGGCAGTCGAGGATCTCGTCCGGGTGGCGATGGCGGGGCCCCTTGGCGCCAAGGTGGATCGCATCGACCGGCGCCCGGCGACGGCGGAGGAGATGGCGGGGGTGAAGGCTGGAGAGGTGGAGATTCGGCCAACGGAGTGA